Proteins from one Cryptomeria japonica chromosome 4, Sugi_1.0, whole genome shotgun sequence genomic window:
- the LOC131875467 gene encoding uncharacterized protein LOC131875467: MIDAITICGAGFKAPSESDLRGPILSQMVDDVKKDLDEQRHIWSTKGCTIMTDGWTDRRNRTLLNFLVSSAGGTIFIKSIDASAHCKNATYLCEQIEEVIEDVGEENVVQVVTDNVANYVAAGKLLITN; the protein is encoded by the exons atgattgatgccattaccatatgcggggcggggttcaaagcccctagtgagagtgatttgaggggacccattttgtctcaaatggtggatgatgtgaaaaaggatttagatgaacaacgtcacatatggagcactaaaggttgcaccatcatgactgatggttggacggataggagaaatagaactctccttaattttcttgtttcttccgcag ggggcaccattttcatcaagtccattgatgcctccgcccattgcaagaatgccacctacctatgtgagcagatagaggaggtgattgaagatgtgggtgaggagaacgtggtacaggtggtgaccgacaatgtagcaaattatgttgctgcgggtaaacttttgattacaaactaa